The window CCCGTCTAATAGTCGGGACGCTTGCGAGCAACTTTTTCGTGTAGTCGTTTTGCGGATTCGTGAGGACGATATCGGCGGAGCCGTGTTCCACGGCATGCCCAAAGTACATGACCAGGACTTCGTCGCTCAAAGCGCGAACCACCTGCATATCGTGGCTGATAAAGAGAATGCTGAGCCCGAGTTCATTGCGCAAATCGTCGAGCAGATGCAAAATCTGCGCCTGCACGGACACGTCCAAGGCACTCGTCACTTCGTCACAGAGCAGCACCTTCGGGCGCACCATCAAGCTACGCGCAATGCACAAGCGCTGGCGCTGACCGCCCGAGAATTCATGCGGGAACTTGTCCATAGCCCCCGCCGGGAGCGATACGCGTTCCAAAAGTTCTACCGCGCGGGCGCAAGCCTCGTCATACGGAACGCCGCGGGCAATCACAGGCGCTGTCAAGATTTCCGTCACCGTCTGTCGCGGGTTCAAGCTGCTGAACGGATCTTGGAAAATCATCTGCACCAGGTCCGAGACGCGTACAAAATCTTTCCCGGTTCCGGCCTTGCCGCCGTTCACCGGCAGCCCAAACAAATTAACCTTACCGCTAGAAACCGGCACAAGCCCGACTAAAGACTTCACGAGAGTCGACTTTCCGCAACCAGACTCCCCCACAATCGAAAGAATCTTCCCTTGCGGGAGCGTGAACGAAACGTTATCTACGGCAGTGAAATAATCCTTGACTTTGCTAAAAACGCCCCCGCGAATCGGGAACTTGACCGTAAGCCCGTTTACCTCGATGGCAGGTACCGCTTTATCAAAATTTTCGGTATTCATCAACCATCCAATTCATTAAGAGCGTCCTGAACGTTCTTTTCAGTCGCAATCAAAATCTGGCGGCACTTGCGCAAAAGCTGCGTAGCCTCTTGAACCTCAACAGCAAGTTCATCAATTTCCATCTCGGAATTGTCGATTTTCGAGAGAATTTCCCCTAAACGCGCCATTGCGTTTTTATATTCAAAATTTTGCGCACTCATGTCCACGAATATAGTTAGATTTAAACCAAATGAATTTGTTCAATCGTTCCATTTTACCCTTTTTTGTTATTGCATCCTTTTTCGGCGTATTTTTCGCCGGTTGTCTCGATGCACCTAGCGATCCTCAGGCGGCTGAACCAGTCGAATCGATTAGCGTCTTGGTTAAACAAAAAGACAATGACTACACAACCATACTCAAGGTGAACCCGTCCGATTCTGCGACTATCACGGCAAAAGTCACCCCTGAAAAATTTCAGGACGAAATTGCCTTCGAATGGATTCATTCAACAGATACTAAAGACAGCTTGCTTGAACGTGGCCAAAGCCATTCCTTCTACCCCAAAAGGTCATCGAGCGCCATGCCGAACAAGCTTATCGCCACAGACAAGGAAGGAAACAAGCAGACTTACGATTTCGCAATTGTCATCAACACGCCTCCTGTACTTTCGGATTCCACAATACCCGTAAACGGCGACACGCTTTACGGCTCGTCGGAATCCGCATTCCTATTTGAATGGTACAGCATGGACATGGATATCAACAATGGCGATTCGCTATTTCACATTTTAGAAATCGACGGCAAGCCTTACGATGTCGGAACGCTCCAGCAAGTCAAGCAATCCGGCTTTAAAGCAGGCGAGCACAAATTCCGCATTATCGTCAACGACCTTTACGGAGATTCCGATACGCTCGCTTACAAAAAATTCTTTGTCGTCGATACGCTGGAGGCCAAATGAAATTCATCAGAATGTCCTTCATTGTAGCGATGGCCTATCTGCTCCAATCCTGCTTTAATTCAGACGATTACATTTTCAACGAATCTGACGCCACCAGCATCATAATTCAGGCTTCACTAGCGAGGTCCTTAGGCGAGTCTGCATCAAATGTCAAGGCGGATACATTCCACATCAACGACACAGTCTATTTCCAAACCACGGTCAGCCCGAACAAGATTATCAAAGTCCAAGATTACCACTGGCTCATGGATGGCAAATATTGCGCATCGGAGTACAACTTCAAAAAAGAACTCTCTGACCCTGGGTACCATAAGTTCAAGTTTGTCTTAAAAGACTATTTCGGCGACATGCACTACGATTCGCTTGAAGTCTGGGTATCCGATAATCCCGTATTAAACGATAGCGTTTTCACCCCGGCTGACGGCACTCAGGCCATCGACCCCTACGAATCCATCTACTTTACGTGGAGCGCAAAGACCGAAGGAATCAAGCTAGCGCACTACTACCACTTTTTGCTGAGCGAACAGAGTTTTGCCAATGCGGAATCCAAGTTCACGACCATCGACACCATCTTGAACGAACCGCACTTCACATACCACAATAAATTAAATCCATTCAAAAAATACAACTGGACAGTCCAGGCTTTTAACGAATACAATTTTGCATCAGCACAAAAAATCCAGAGTTCCTTTTTCACCAAAGGATTCCCGGGAGAAGGCTCCCTGCAAGCCAAAGTGGATATAGGCCAAGCTTCGACAACTCCAATCCGCATAGCATTACAGGACAAGAGCAATTCCGAAAAACGTTTCGATTACAATCTTAAGCTTTCATCGACAAACAATGAGATTTCTCTAGACGCAATCCCGGCCGGGAAATACCAATTAAACATTCAATCGGACTATGCTGATTTTGGAACAATCCAAAAAGACATTACCATCAACGACGGTTTTGTTACAACCGAAAATGACCTCAAGCTCATTGACACCATCGCACCGATAATCACATCCACGACAGGCCAAGATACGCTCGATTTTGCAGACTCGCTCCGTTTCATCGTAAAAGACGGAAGCAGGACAATTACTCATTCTAGCGTCAAGGCTTATCTCGAAAACGAGACCTCCCTAGAAAAAGACTACACGGACAGCATTTTAACGGTCGTGCTCAAGGAAACCGACAAAAGCTGGACATACCGCGTTCTCACCGTTTCTGCATCAGACGGGAGCAAGAACGTTTCGAACAAGTCGTTCTACATTTTACCGAGTACACTCTGGTTTACTACAAATAACGATACGACCATTACAAATGACGCACTTATCAAGTTCTTCATTCAAGAAAACAATCCTTACGGATTTGCAATCGACTCTCTGAAATTTTTCAACGTCACCAAGAATAAAACGATCATTTCCGTTTCTAGGAGCGAAGGCAAGTCTTTCACCGCTGAACTTGAAGCAAGCCTTTTCGATGCCGAACAGACCATAAAGTCCATCGTCATCTACAAGAATGGACTACAGCAAAGCAAGACTTGGAAGCTTTACGTGAAGCCCGCAAAGAAGGGGGAAGAATAATGAATTACAAGCTCCTTCCGCTTTCAATCGCTTTTTCTGCAGCTTTTTTGCTCCCGCTCGTTTCGTGTTCCGATGCCGAGATTCACGCCTCGGATGTTCCAGAAATCACGCAGTCCATTTTTGTCGTTCCCGAAAGCTTTGTCGGCGAGCCGTACAAAAGTTCACAATACCAAGCTTCGGATAAATTTTTCGTCAACATCAACGAGAAGCTACGCATCTGCGGCATTTACTCCGTTAACGGAGAATACATACCGACAGACAAGGCGACGCCCTATTACAATACCCACAAATGGATTATCGACAAGGATGAAGCGGGAGCCTCTTCGATTTACCACAGCTTTGACAAAGCTGGAATCCACGAGGTCACATTTGAAACGGTAGACCACCTTGGGGACACATTGCGCACCAACGCAACTATTTACGTCAACACGCCCACAAAGGTCACTTTACAATCTCCTGCGAACAACTACAACCAAGTTGATGGAGACAACGAAAACGGTCTCGAGCTCTCATGGGGAATTTCAGGAATCGACCCGTGGGAAACCTCTTACTGTACCATTTACGCGAGCTATAACTTATATACGATTTGGGAATCTTCTCTCGGAAATATCGACTGCTCTAGCACCGTCAATTTAATTGGACAGCTAGACGCCGACATTAACGAGAAAGGCGATACCATAAAACATACCTCAGAAACTTCGACAATCTATTGGGGCGTTCGTGCCACGACAAAAAGCGAGAAAGGCTACACCGAACAAACCTATAGCGACGTTTTCAGTTTTTCGACCAAATTAAAAAATGACGGTACCGCAATTCTCGAGGTTCCTATTGCCTGCCAGTTCAGCCCTTATTCAGACAAATCAAAACTTGTCGGGGCAATTATCTCTGCAGCAGGCGACACGCTTTCGAAATTTTCGGAATCCAAGGCAAGCCTCGTCATCAAGGAATCTTTACAGCCACAGTCCAACTTAAAAATCGTCGTATGCGATGTAAACCGCACGGAATACGGTTGCGATTCCATGAGAGTTGACTTGGCGCCCAGTACAAAAAACGTCACCGACACCTTGTTCTTGCACGACAATGTGAAACCCAATATGGTCCCAGCCAGCACGGATTTCCAGACTGATTCACCCATCAAGTTCTTCATCTTTGACAACGGTTCAGGAGTAAACGTCTCCAAGATACAAGCCGTCCAAAATTCGGATACGTTGCTTACAAAATACGAGAACAACATTATCTCCATCGAGAATTCCTGCGCAAAAGAATGCAATCTCACCATATACGCAGAAGATTACGCCCGCAACAAGGCGCCCGACACATACTGGAAAATAAGAGTCAACGGCTCTGTCACCCAAGTTTCTGGACCTTTTGCCAAATTTGAGGAGGGCAAATAATGACTTTCAAAAATGCCTCCCTCGCTATTTTCGTTTTGCTGTTGACATTCTACGCCAACGTTTTTGCGCAGCAGGACTCTGCAAAGACTCGCTATTTACAAGTTTCAACAAACCCCTCGACAGTCGACTTGTACACCGGTACAATTTCACCTGATTTTGCAAGCAGGCCCGATTACGTATCTCCGGCGTTCATCCCTGTCCCCGCAGGGAAAGACACCGTCATGGTTTCATTTTTCCACCCGGATTATGCCGACACGACCATCAACATTGCGCTAGCCCCAAACGACACTTCTTTCATCATCGTTGCGCTCCGCCAAAGCGTTGATGACGACGAAATCGCAATGAACCAGGACTTTTTAAAGCACAGGAACAGGCGCATTCTCGGTGGATACTTCAAGTGGGCATCGATTGTGCCATTTACCATTAGCGGAATTTCTGCGATAGTCTCGCTTTACAACATTAGCAAGGCTAAAGACCATAAAAAGGCCATGGAGAACACGCGCTTTTTAAACGAACGCTATGCCGCACACATGCGTGACTTTACTGATCACCGCGGCTCAGCCAAAACAGCAAAAACGGTTT of the Fibrobacter sp. UWB2 genome contains:
- a CDS encoding ABC transporter ATP-binding protein translates to MNTENFDKAVPAIEVNGLTVKFPIRGGVFSKVKDYFTAVDNVSFTLPQGKILSIVGESGCGKSTLVKSLVGLVPVSSGKVNLFGLPVNGGKAGTGKDFVRVSDLVQMIFQDPFSSLNPRQTVTEILTAPVIARGVPYDEACARAVELLERVSLPAGAMDKFPHEFSGGQRQRLCIARSLMVRPKVLLCDEVTSALDVSVQAQILHLLDDLRNELGLSILFISHDMQVVRALSDEVLVMYFGHAVEHGSADIVLTNPQNDYTKKLLASVPTIRRE
- the xseB gene encoding exodeoxyribonuclease VII small subunit produces the protein MARLGEILSKIDNSEMEIDELAVEVQEATQLLRKCRQILIATEKNVQDALNELDG